Genomic DNA from Brassica rapa cultivar Chiifu-401-42 chromosome A04, CAAS_Brap_v3.01, whole genome shotgun sequence:
CAAAGCTTCAGAGGAACTGTCTAGCTGTGACGCTGAGAAGCTCAGAGGAGACCGGTAGTGCGCACTCATCAAGAAGTGCCTCAGAGCCAGTGGATGGTAACTTTCTGTCATCTACACAGATtgtgaaaaaaagaaagataagaaCCTGTCAACAATTTTGCTTTTATTATCTTTGCTACAAATAAGAAACATACTTCTCTGattgttttgaagtttttctttGATTTCGCCATCTTCTCGTTATTGATAGTGACATGCCCATTATGCAACCAGTAATTCACACCACCATCCTCGCAAGCAGCACATGTCTGAGCAAGCTCATTTTCATGGTGTGGGAATTTCAAATCTGCACCACCACCATGAATGTCGAATTTGGGAGACAGATAGTGAGCACTCATGGCACTGCACTCGATGTGCCATCCCGGTCTTCCTCGACCCCACGGGCTCTCCCAACTCGGCTCACCAGGTTTTACAGCCTGCAACAATATTATGTTCAAACAAAACTTCACCGAAACTTCACAGAGATGAAAAAgattttaaatcacaaaccttcCATAATGCAAAATCAGCAGGGTTACGCTTTCTGGAATCAACCGCAACTCTCTCACCAGCTCGTGTATGTTCCAGTAGTTGACCCGACAACTTACCATAGTTTGGTGATTTGTCGACGGAGAAGAAGACATCGCCGTCCACATCATACCCACAATCCTTCTCAATGATCTGCGACAGGATCATCAAACACATTACCATTACTGGATCAAATGTGAGCCTTGTTATCAAAGCAAAAACATACCTTTTGAATCATGTCAATAATGTGATCCATATGGTCGCTGACACGAGGCTGGTGGGTGGGAAGGAGGCACTGAAGAGCACCCATATCAACCAAATACTCCTCGCAAAAGCGATTACTCAACTCTAACGGCTCCTCTCCATTCTCATTAGCACGTATGATTATCTGCAGACAGTTGTTAGCCCTTGTTATCACTAGAGACACCACTAGCaaagttcacaaaaaaaaataccttGTCATCAACATCTGTGAAGTTCCTGACGAAATTAACTTCATAACCCAAATGCTTCAAGTATCTGCGTAACCATTCGAGCTACGAATCTAAGTTTACGAGAGATCGGATGTATCCAAAATCAACCTCACCGATCTAACAGATCCAATTCGATAAAAACCCTAATTAAGAAGAAACCTGTATAGAACGTCGAAGGAAACGGCGGCGCGAGCATGGCCGATGTGGCTGAAATCGTAAGCTGTGATTCCACAGACGTACAATCCGACTTTCCCGGGGTTGATCGGAGTGAAAACTTCCTTCTGCTGCGTCATCGTATTGTAGAGCTTCAACTCCATCTTCTCGGCCTCCATATCTTTCACCACAGCTGCACGGCGAAGGAAACGAAGGTTGAGAaaacctttttttctttttgcttttttCTTTCTCGTGCGAGCTGTTACTTTGTTTTCAACAGTTACTCTCTTTTTCATTTATCGTGGGTGAATTGGGCTTAATTTGTTTCATATGGGCTATGCTTACAATGTTGGATCCTTTATGTGAATTGTGGCTTTTTGTTGGAATCAGTGTTTTTAAACCCGTACACTAAAGAACAACCTTACCGGATCGCTGGATCACAGTGTTTTCATTCGTTTATCATTCTcaaattataaaccaaaataactaattttattaaaaataatgtacTAGTGTACatgattatttaaaatattaaacaatataatataaaatattttttacataattaattaaatacatatttccaataatttaaatttaagtaCACATGCAAGTACCaaatttagtaatatataaattactGATACAAATGATATTAAAATGTAATCTATTCTCTAATCTAAAACTTCAGTTCAAAACTAAGAAAATAAgtatattataagaaaaatacgaTACAAATGACAATCAATTATATGAAAATGTTAGTTAATTACATTCACactatatttttgaaactataataatatataattaattatatggtAAATGCTAAAAATAtcactaattatgaaaatagtatttacttaaaaaataaaaataaacacccGCTCGAGTGAGCGGATCAAGctctagtttttttattttaaaacttaactAATTACTAACCTAGTTAAGATTAAAATGACGAGATTAGAAAGTCTAAACTAGAAATaaatctctctcactctctttgTTGACTCTGTTTCCCTCTTTTTTCAGAAATGGATTACAGATAAAAAGAGGAGACAAGGACGAGAAAGTCACTTTGTTGTTTGCAACAAACATTTTCACAAAAGCCTCCCACTCAGCCATGATGTCTAAAGGTGGGAGCATTTCCTGCCAATTTGATGTCTGCATTCTCCGAAGATTATGTGAAAATTAAGGTGTCACTGGCAGGAAATGCTCCAAAATGCAGACattaaacaaaccaaaaaaagcCGACATATCTACCCCTAATTTTCACATAACCTTTCCATTTAGACCCATGAATTTCAAATTCATTATACGATCACATCtattcacaaaaatattttcCAGTAAAGAGATGAAAGAAAATCTTAATAATAACTTACACGGTCGACAGTCAATTACTAGAAACAAAGCAATGATTACAGACTTATAGCCTCCAAAACTATAAATGGGGAATTATTCTTTCCTCTactagttatttttttttgtaagaattaGGAATATTGCTTATAGATCATGAGAGTTTCGGAGAATTCAGAATATAACAAGATCATGAACATGGTCCTCGAAGAAAGCAATAGGACAATGAAACATTCAACAAGCCCGATGATTGTTTGGGATTTGCAAAATGATAATATTCTCTTCATAGAATtataaagtatattttattaattattgaatAACTCATTAGAAAGATAACACAAAGATTATAGAGTAGATCCCGGGAACTTTTTAGCACATATGGCTTTGAGGATTAATGTATTCAAAGCTCTCGTAGGATAGACAATCAAGAGGCATTCAGGAAGTGCTTTCACTGCTTGGCAACACTCTCTTGTTAGCAATCTGGTATCACTGCCAGACGCTAATTTCACAGCCTCGAAACATCCAGCCACTGTATCTAAAGCCGTTTTCTTGGGACATAATAACGTCGTATTCGGCTGAACATTTTGGACTCCCAATATTTGGACGACCAATGCTGAGATTACAGCTAACAAGAAAAACATGACATTTATTTGTTTAGGTTTCATTATTgacaagattaaaaaaaataattgattttgtAGGTTTGGATTGTGTAAGAGCTGAAGAGACCTTTGATTCGGGTAGATAAATAGCAGTGAAATGAGTTCAAGTACTAGTCTTCggtcaaacaaaagaaaagataagTTTAGAAAGATTGACTATAAGAAACCAAATATTGGGAAAGTTTACTAGTTTGTTTGACCGACGTGCAATTAATTATTTGATGAAATTGTATACTCTGCTTTTTCCTTGTGGAATACAAGGAAACAATTGACTATTAAGATCATTTCCTTCTTCAATCCATACTACTGAGTAGTCCTGGGCATTCATATTTTGAGTTAAAAAGGTTGGgtttttcggtttttggtttgTTCAGTTTCGAATTATCACACTGAGTTAACCGAAGTAAGCTTTGGTTTGGGTCGGTTTTCAAATTCGGCTATTTATTTCGTTTGGTTATTATtgttgaaaaaacaaaaatcaatcaGATATAATCAGTTATTTTTGGTTTGTTCGATTATTCCCAATTTGTTCAAATAATTTCTATTTTTCGGTTATAATTAGTCTTTTGGTTATATTTGGTTTGATAAtgttaatacaaatataaaaacttCAGTGTACATGAGCGATTTAGAAAACATCCATAATGTCAATACAAATAAACAAGGAATGAAGAGgttgtgaaagaaaaaaaacaaacgcCATCTCTCTTCTCCCGAAAAACAAACATCACGTCTTTTTCTTAACACCAAAAAAAACAGCATCTCTCTGTTTATTCAGGACTTCCTTAGCTTCACTTCACAAACCCCATCATTTTAGTCAGTAAGAATTAGAACTAGTGAAACATCATATCCTTATCTTCAATAATCAATGACACAAATTTGAGAacgaaaatccaaaataaacaACATAACTACTCATCAcacatagaaaaataaaatttaaaacatagaatGAATGTAAGCACCCCAAACCAACAAAATTCAGTACCTTTCACTAAGCCTCACTTGGTCCTGCCTGTGAATTCCGAGAATCTATAAAAGAAACGAAAACATCATTAGTTAAGACTTTTAGAGTTTAACATACCATTCGACATAAGAGAATAGAGTTTGTTGGAAGACTTACCAAGTTACTCAAAAAAAGTTAACTTCTTTTAACATTTGAGCCAAGTTCGCAACTGATAGTTGAGACTAATTTGAAGATTGTATCCATTTTTGTGTGCATATTAAAGACTCGATCATATAAGGAGTCAAATAACTCCTAAAAGGATCCATAATTCTTCCACAAGTGCTAAACGCCAATTCAAAAGCAACTGAAGAAACTTGAACTATGAGAACATCTTTGGCAAGTTCAGACAATATAGTAAATTTTCCATTATTCTGCTTTCaccaagacaaaaaaaaacatcttagtCTAAGCCCAAACTGTTTTCCTATCTTGGCTCAGTTTTCTCTATCAGATAGATTTGTCTAACTCACTGCCATATTCACTTCTCTTCTCGCTAACCATCTTACTGTAAGGATCAGAGAATCAATCCTCTCataaccatcatcatcatctgatcACATCAACAGACTTCCTACAATCTCCATTATCACTTGTGTCTTCTGCTGCATCAATATGATCTGGTTGTCTAAACCGGATACTATATTCTTCATACACTTTCTTCAACATCTTTGTCACTGAAGCACAAATATTTCTACATTTTATATTTCTACAAAGAAACAAACTCCATCTTTTTCTTGAAACAAAAGCACTACCAACAATCATGAGTGGATTTATATTCATCAAACCATCCCAATATTTCTCAAACTTTTCCCTCATAATATGTGCTTGCTTCTTGATTTCCATATTACAATTGCTGCATTTCGATATCAGATTCATCTCTATTGTAACAATTTAACAAAGGGAAGAAGTTATCGACTTGGAAGCTGAAAACATTAGAGTACAGTTGAAAAAGatctttagaattttttttgtttgggtaAAATCGGTTATGCAAAAATCAACAGTTAAAATCCTCTAAAAAACTGTGTCTTAAGAAAATATGAGCCGAAGAAACTACACAGCATAGGCGAAGCTCATTTGAATAAGGTTAAAGAGAAAACTCTGTATATTTCATCCTGGACAAGAAATAAAAGAACTCCTATCAAAACATGAGATACTCGGAAAACGTTCTTTCCGAAGTTTTTTTTCGTGGAATGACGAGTTTTATGAAATTATCttccataaaacaaaattcGGAAAGATTCTGTGGAAAAACTCTCGTAAAGAAAATCTACGAGATAATCTTTCGCAGAAATGAAAGTCATGAGAAATTTGTGTTAGCTTTAGAGAACATATGACATTGGTGATTAGACTCATAAGTTTAGACTTAAAGTATTTCACTTTGTTCTATTTTCCATTGTTAACGAATTTCCTTACAATCGTTTTGGTGTAATTTTgtcttgatttgtttttgtcaCAATGAATAAAACCCCACTATGGAACTTCATCtcttttactgttttttttttctcgtgtTTGTGTGGTTACATAGAGAATCCGGACCTTCAAAGAAAGCGACGCTTTCTTCTATTGCAAATGTCGATTGTACTTTGGTTTCAATACCTcttcaataaaatttattttggtcatttaaaCTCTTGGAAACTATTTtgtaataattgttttttatatatatcatatttctctaaaataaacTCAATCCCTATCCACACACTATTAAAAAACATCGATAGACCCGCATCCACTCTTAGCAGCGGGTCAAACAGGATGAGTGCTTCTGATTAAAATTCTCAGCTCTAGCTATCAGCCATATTTTGATAAATCAAAGTTAAGAGTGGACACAAATCTGAAATGGCTCAAGTGATGGGTAAATAATCTCTTACAAATACGTTTAATTTCTGAGGACCAAAGCCTGTTGAAATTACAATTGTACCATTAATGACTCTTTCCCTCCAGTCAGTGACATGATTTCTTCCACTATATTTCAATTTGACAATCAATCTCTCCTCAAATGTAACCCATAATTTTGAAGACATGATATCCACTATGGATTCAAAGCTATGGTCAGCCCAAACGTTTTGAAGGTCGTCAATGGGAAGCATATTAATCACATTATGGGTCTGAGCatattcattaataaaaaaGGCCACAATGTTTTGGCACTTGTAGAAAAACCTCTGGGTTTTCCACTTTAATAGGAcaatctttagttttttttccaaagaagcaaaacctaACGGAGCTTTCTCCAATTGAAGAAAGAGCAACTGTCAACAGAAGAGGACCGACCACCGGCCACTAGAGCTCTGACGACCATTGTACCATCTCATCGAGCAGGATATCTCGTCGTGTTTCGATCtctttttgtcattttcttGAGTATTTTGCTCTTGTTCTTCTAGATCCATCCATTGATGAAGATAAGAAAATTCTAAACATTTATATTCTCTCTTgcctatttcttcttcttctagatcTCTGATCTCAGATTTGGGTGGAAACCAATCCTTGTTCTTATCGATCTGGTTCACAGGGAGACACTTAAGGCATACACGCCGATGAAGGCATCACCAACTTACGTGGGGAAAGATGTCTCAGTTTATTTAGTGCTCAGCTCGAACATGAAGAGCATCCAAGCAATGAGATGACTAAGTGATAATAAAGTTCACCACCACTTAATATATTCATAAGCATTAAGTATTTtgtataatttcaaaattaaataataaaaacaatgaaAGCTGGTAGAATACTTATATCAACATGGTAAAGGTCTTCTCAAGAGTCTCTCAGCTAATTAAAATGAAAGTATTTAAACAAAGGATTTTTAATGTCAAAACCCCTCACCCCCCCCCACTCACTTATCTTAGTGTAACAGCCCATCCGTCTACATTCACGTTAAAAGCTGTAACTTCTCGTTAAGTCTAAACTCAAcgtttgttggggtcaaaatcggtcacgacggaatcaatgtctgaaagtccgtaaaaatcagcataaccgtttttacgaaaagtaatcttcgtaaagatatctttacgaacagccttgcagtaaaatatcgtccaaatctcaatcgaaccactaaataccgattgtccgaaggcaacggacatgtatccaaatcggccgcggacaagctcgagtatggaaatcagaccgcggacaagccaagctcgatcgatacgcggcgaccaagcatgcacacagctcggtcgctacgtagcgaccgagcatccgtctcgctcggtcgctacgtagcgaccgagcgatcgtcccgctcggtcgctacgtagcgaccgagctcgagccaaagctcggtcgctacgtagcgaccgagcgatcgtcccgctcggtcgctacgtagcgatcgagctcgagccaaagctcggtcgctacgtagcgaccgagcgatcgttccgctcggtcgctacgtagcgaccgagctcgagccaaagctcggtcgctacgtagcgaccgagcgatcgtcccgctcggtcgctacgtagcgaccgagcgatcgtcccgctcggtcgctacgtagcgaccgagctcgagccaaagttcggtcgctacgtagcgaccgagcgatcgtcccgctcggtcgctacgtagcgaccgagctcgagccaaagctcggtcgctacgtagcgaccgagcgctcgtcccgctcggtcgctacgaagcgaccgggctcgagccaaagttcggttgctgtgtagcgattgaacctttccgaacgtcaatacgacaccagttcttgcattctcgtcaaaaccttcgaatgctatctcccgaagaccgtagcaagctcagtccatgtttcccgccattctaattcatcgatcaaacttcgcggattagaaaccgcggaaaactcgtagtaaacgtgtcgagtcggaagacggcccaaagggacctaaaacacgactcgaggcccatcctatgattttcctaaccaaaagcccgtaaaccgcagcctggtttacgcttggtccacaaggaaggataaatgtcaagtttccgcggataaatacggaagttatgaagataattgtgaagatcgggaaaaatggaatatctccatttttatgctatgacggcttaagggcagaagagtaaaagcgtaaaccgtccttggagctagtatataaggagtcctaggcgaggagcaaggagagaactttttagattcggaattctctgcacttagaaactttaggcttattctcgacaagttcggtttctatgactgacactcaattactagacgaactcgcccaggcagttcgatcccttgtccagctctatcaattgaactacgttcggcttgatcgtcgaaaggggtacgtaggcagcctttaacaaggttcagtccgaaatcaatcaaaaaccttttctttatccatttcgtcttttgttatcgagctgcgactcaactaggtttgagctattaggccgctagaactaagtaactcgctgacagcctttgcggccaaagctttcatgatctcttgtaatgatcgcaacgctcttacgcggaatcgaaataagatcaattgttttctctaaactcgtttgttatcttttcataacttccgcatatatttggtcacttgtcgttggctctcgcagagatccgggacctctgggaaattagggttttcctagtttccttatttaaacggaaatcgacagtgcgaatttcggttcccacagtttggcgctagaaggaggggggggttacggattactcttactcatggccacaaaacgcttgatcgaaacgatgtttggatatatgaaagacaaactcgcagcactgactgctcctatggccaacgcttacgcaaacgccgtagttttcaacaaaatcgaaaacttagtcgcgaccttccgccacaggaagagcactaaaacaagctcgcgatttctccctgtaaacaagaagggaaacgataaatcttatcaaaaccccgtaaagaaatctcgatgcgtaagggttttaccaaaacacgttttccgaaaacatttcggaaggataaaacttgttctcccaaaaaaatcgctgaaaaacccctacgttaatcgcggaaaaaggaaacacaacaaaacgattacacagctcggtcgctacgtagcgaccgagcacgcacacgctgctcggtcgctacatgtgctcggtcgctacgtagcgaccgagcacacacgctgctcggtcgctacgtagcgaccgagcacacacgctgctcggtcgctacgtagcgaccgagcacaaacactgctcggtcgctacgtagtgaccgagctcaagccaactctccactcgctacatagcgacctgtaaggcctcagaaaggtccttctttcggttctcttttgaatcctcgtcgaaacacttttcgtttcgtctcaatcggagtttccgttgagattttacgacgaaaacaagtaggactcttctcggcttgcttccactcgctacgtagcgacatgtcagactgtcagtcgctacgtagcgacctgtaaggcctcagaaaggtcctcctttgggttctcttttgaatcctcgtcgaaacgctttttgtttcgtctcaatcggagtttccgttgagattttacgacgaaaacaagtaggacgcttctcggcttgcttccattcgctacgtagcgacctgtcagactgtctgtcgctacgtagcgacctgtaagtcctcaaagggttcctcctttgcgttctcctttgaatcctcttcgaaacgcttttcgtttcgtctcaatcggagtttccgttgagattttacgacgaaaacaagtgggactcgtttcggcttgcttccactcgctacgtagcgacctgtcagactgtcagtcgctacgtagcaacctgtaaggcctcagaaaggtcctcctttgggttgtcttttgaatcctcgtcgaaacgcttttcgtttcgtctcaatcggagtttccgtttagattttacgacgaaaacaagtaggacttttctcggcttgcttccactcgctacgtagcgacctgtcagactgtcagtcgctacgtagcgacctgtaaggcctcagaaaggtcctcctttgggttgtcttttgaatcctcattgaaacgcttttcgtttcgtctcaatcggagtttccgttgagattttacgacgaaaacaagtaggacgcttctcggcttgcttccattcgctacatagcgacctgtcagactgtcagtcgctacgtagcgacctgtaagtcctcaaagggttcctcctttgcgttctcctttgaatcctcatcgaaacgcttttcgtttcgtctcaatcggagtttccgttgagattttacgacaaaaacaagtaaacctcatcttaaactccttgacttgtttctgctcaccctacctccatctttgcgttcactttcggatctcgatcgaaacgtctattttttcgcctcgattgaagttaccattgagactttacgatattaaaaaaaaaaaaaaaaaaaaaaaaccgcaaagacctattttctcgcatggattcagattaatcgtataaaacggcaatggggttaacttaacaccttagccgccttaactatacgattacgttgaacctttttacaaaaatcgacgtcttatctaaggagaagataacagtcaagttcggaagataaatgtcaagtttcaaaggataaacaccaatatcggaaatggcaaacatacacgagaataggaaacggaaatgagcacgcaaaactgagaagggacaaaactgcatcttcgagagaactaaggtatttccgacttgaaatttttgaaataagacttggaattttcgtaggaaattactttgaggctgccatagaactttagggaacgtaaaacctaggcggatagtctagcgaactaagttttaagcgatttttcctgtctcgatatattgttccataattgttcatccagatcttgcaaaccgatctaaactctccgaaagtcgagaaacgatcgccacgcatatcaagctcgcttcctaaagagagaaaaagttagtgacatgaacgtcgtcttaaaaccgattcgtttctggcaattttctcggaaccgacatatcccaagtcgtcaacgtggaaacaaccaaatcacagtccaagcgtcgtctataaatcgtcccgaattatcgatcattccaaacatcagaagagaaaatgtacacaacccttcaaagtatcggttcaaccatttttctttggtaaaaaaaaaaggggggagtaggtacgtatactatactcgtatacttccaaacttcaaaaaacttctgcaaatcgtcaagaataggcaaacgacaatcttaatattcgtctaaacgctagca
This window encodes:
- the LOC103863802 gene encoding cysteine--tRNA ligase 2, cytoplasmic, which gives rise to MEAEKMELKLYNTMTQQKEVFTPINPGKVGLYVCGITAYDFSHIGHARAAVSFDVLYRYLKHLGYEVNFVRNFTDVDDKIIIRANENGEEPLELSNRFCEEYLVDMGALQCLLPTHQPRVSDHMDHIIDMIQKIIEKDCGYDVDGDVFFSVDKSPNYGKLSGQLLEHTRAGERVAVDSRKRNPADFALWKAVKPGEPSWESPWGRGRPGWHIECSAMSAHYLSPKFDIHGGGADLKFPHHENELAQTCAACEDGGVNYWLHNGHVTINNEKMAKSKKNFKTIREMTESYHPLALRHFLMSAHYRSPLSFSASQLDSSSEALYYVYQTLQDLNDALLPYREAMSEDTGKSEQTAEAKDIINKLKSEFEGKMLDDLNTAHILTGAYQDALKFINASIGKLKKMQKKQRMSLLVSLVEIEKAAREVLDVLGLLTTLSYAEILKEMKQKTLTRAGLSEEDISQKIEERIMARKNKEFEKSDEIRAELTVKGIALMDIGKETVWRPCFPLQANSSD